In Vespa velutina chromosome 1, iVesVel2.1, whole genome shotgun sequence, the following proteins share a genomic window:
- the LOC124948653 gene encoding tubulin alpha chain-like: protein MHVGQAGVQMGNSCWELYCLEHGIQPDGTMPSDKVTGTNDCFNTFFNETSSGKMVPRAVMVDLEPTVVDEVRIGLYKHLYHPEQLITGKEDAANNYARGHYSIGREVIESVMDRVRRLTDQCTGLQGFFVFHSFGGGTGSGFTSLLMQKLSDDYGKKSKLEFAVYPAPQVSTAVVEPYNAILTTHTTISHSDCAFMVDNEAIYDICRRKLGIERPSYANLNRLISQVVSSITASLRFDGALNVDLTEFQTNLVPYPRIHFPLATYAPVVSVDKAFHEGMTVAEITSECFEATNQMVKCDPREGKYMACCLLYRGDVVPKDVNAAIAAMKGKSCIRFVDWCPTGFKVGINYQPPTVVPGGDLAKVQRAVSMLSNTTAIEEAWAKLNHKFDLMYNKRAFVHWYVGEGMEEGEFAEAREDLAALERDYEEVALESPSTPDASLEY, encoded by the exons ATGCACGTTGGTCAAGCAGGAGTGCAAATGGGAAATTCATGTTGGGAATTATATTGTCTCGAACATGGAATTCAACCAGACGGTACCATGCCTTCCGATAAAGTTACCGGGACGAATGATtgttttaatacttttttcaatgaaacaaGTTCTGGTAAAATGGTTCCAAGAGCTGTAATGGTTGACCTTGAACCAACCGTCGTTG acgAAGTCCGCATTGGTCTTTACAAACATTTGTATCATCCAGAACAACTTATCACTGGGAAGGAAGATGCAGCAAATAATTATGCTCGAGGTCACTATTCTATTGGTAGAGAAGTTATCGAATCCGTAATGGATCGAGTTAGAAGATTGACGGATCAATGTACAGGATTGCAAggtttttttgtatttcattctttcggaGGAGGTACAGGATCCGGTTTTACCTCTTTACTCATGCAAAAGCTCTCGGACGATTAtgggaaaaaaagtaaattagaATTCGCTGTATACCCCGCGCCTCAA GTTTCTACTGCTGTTGTAGAACCCTATAATGCAATCTTAACAACACATACAACGATTAGCCATTCAGATTGCGCATTTATGGTCGACAACGAAGctatttatgatatttgtCGACGCAAATTAGGAATAGAAAGACCGTCTTATGCAAATTTAAATAGACTCATTAGCCAAGTTGTATCTTCCATAACGGCATCCTTAAGATTCGATGGAGCATTGAATGTAGATCTGACTgaatttcaaacaaatttaGTACCCTATCCGAGAATACATTTTCCTCTTGCTACTTATGCACCCGTAGTATCTGTTGATAAAGCTTTTCACGAAGGAATGACCGTCGCTGAAATTACATCTGAATGTTTCGAAGCTACCAATCAAATGGTGAAATGTGATCCACGTGAAGGAAAATACATGGCATGTTGTCTCTTATATCGCGGCGATGTCGTGCCAAAAGATGTTAATGCTGCGATTGCTGCAATGAAAGGGAAAAGTTGCATACGTTTTGTCGATTGGTGTCCAACTGGTTTTAAAGTTGGTATTAATTATCAACCACCAACTGTAGTACCTGGTGGAGACTTGGCTAAG gtTCAACGTGCAGTATCCATGTTATCTAATACTACAGCTATTGAAGAAGCTTGGGctaaattaaatcataaatttgATCTAATGTATAACAAACGAGCTTTCGTTCATTGGTACGTAGGAGAAGGTATGGAAGAAGGAGAATTTGCTGAAGCTCGAGAAGATCTTGCGGCACTCGAACGAGATTACGAAGAAGTTGCTCTTGAATCACCTTCAACTCCCGATGCATCATTAGAATATTGA
- the LOC124947386 gene encoding tRNA selenocysteine 1-associated protein 1, whose protein sequence is MSSGPMVLCQLWMGGLEPYMTESFIMNAFHKMGEQPQTVKVMRNRYTGEPAGYCFVHFPTDEMALDAMHKLNGKAIPGSNPTVRFRLNHASTTGKPAADREFSIWVGDLSTDVDDYSLYRAFAAKYNSIRTAKVILDSSGFSKGYGFVRFANEEEQKNSLVTMNGYRGLGTKSLKICNAVPRPWNKISTPPQSSSEYAPSNMNSEAYNYYDTSSYWNSYSAWQQGYYESEPTSDAYNSYVSDQKPEEDELELIEHSIPLDIDKLNREIIEQDYNLWDALESSKWIPCDTIELCY, encoded by the exons ATGTCGTCAGGACCAATGGTATTGTGTCAACTATGGATGGGTGGc ctTGAGCCATACATGACCGAAAGTTTCATTATGAATGCCTTTCATAAAATGGGAGAACAGCCTCAAACCGTAAAAGTTATGAGGAATCGTTATACTGGTGAACCTGCTGGTTATTGTTTTGTACACTTTCCAACGGATGAAATGGCATTGGATGCTATGCATAAGCTTAATGGCAAAGCAATTCCTGGGTCAAATCCT ACTGTGAGGTTTCGTTTAAATCATGCGAGCACTACTGGTAAACCTGCTGCTGACAGAGAGTTCAGTATTTGGGTAGGAGATTTATCCACAGATGTAGATGACTATTCTTTGTATAGAGCATTTGCtgcaaaatataattctattagaACGGCTAAAGTAATATTAGATAGTTCAGGATTTAGTAAAGGTTATGGTTTTGTAAGATTTGCAAACGAAGAAGAGCAGAAAAATAGTTTGGTGACGATGAATGGATATAGAGGATTAGGAACAAAATCtctaaaaatttgtaatgCTGTGCCAAGACCTTGGAATAAGAT ATCAACACCACCTCAATCATCTTCAGAATATGCACCATCGAACATGAATTCTGAagcatataattattatgatacttCCTCTTATTGGAACAGTTACAGTGCCTGGCAGCAAGGTTATTATGAAAGTGAGCCAACATCGGATGCCTATAATAGTTATGTTTCTGATCAAAAACCAGAAGAAGatgaattagaattaattg aaCATTCTATTCCTTTggatattgataaattaaatagggAAATAATTGAACAAGATTACAATTTATGGGATGCTTTAGAAAGTTCCAAATGGATTCCTTGTGATACTATAGAATTGTGTTACTAg